The genomic window CGCGATGTAGCGCAGCGTCTCCTCCGGCCTCTGGGACCCATGCTCGGCAGGCGTCAGGTCTGGCGCTCACCCGTGGTGTTGCTGGAGAGCTTTACTTCCCAAGTCATGGCGGGGCGCGGGTTGTATCGCGGAGGTGCCTCCAACACGCTGGAGCTCTGGCAGGCGCTGCAGCGCGCGCACATTCAGGCAGACATCGTGTATGAGGAGAGTCTCATGGATGGTGCGCTGGATGGACGGCAGATCCTGCTGATGCCAGACTGCAATGTGCTGCCTGTCAGCGTGGTGGAAAGAATACGAGACTGGCAGAAGTCAGGCGGCAAAGTGCTGGCGGATGATCATCTCTGCCCGGCGCTGAAAGCCGATGCCTCATGGCTTCAGCCGATGCCTGAACATCCACCACAGCCGCAGGCCGTGCAGGCACCCGATGCCACCTCTCCGCCCGCCGAGCCTCCGCCGCCTCTGTCTTTGCCAGAGCGGCTTACAGCTTTGTGCAAAGACCAAGGCTGGCAACCGAAGGTCAGCTGCGACAGCGCTGAAGTCATCCTGCACACCAGCCAGACGGGCGAGGCGCTCTGCCTTTTTGTCATCAATGACCGTCGGGAGGCCGGCACTTATGTGGGGCAGCATGGACTTGTAAAGGAGTCTGCGCTGCCGGTCACCACCAACCTCAATCTAGGACAGGACAAGGTGAACGTGTACGATCTCACGCGCTCCACCTTCCTGCTGCCCAAGCGTGAGGACAGCGGCCTCATCATCCCGCTGAAACTGGGACCCTCGGAAGGACGTGTTCTGCTGCTGTCGCCAGTGCCTCTGCTGGAAATGCAGGCCGAGGTGCCCGAGACTGCCACGTGTGGAAACACCGCCGAGCTGCGCGTGCGCCTGCTGACTTCCGGTGGCATGCCCATGCCTGCGTCCATCCCGGTGGCGGTGACCATCCGCGATGCTGATGGCGCGCCTGCCGAGTTTGACGGTTATCACGTGGTGGAAAACGGCGAGCTGACCCTACGGCTGGATCTTGCCCGCAATGAAACTCCCGGCACCTGGGAGATTCACATCCGCGAGCTGGCCTCCGGCATGGAGACCACAAAGTGGATGCAGGTCAGCCCCTGAGATGGCCCGCCACGTCTTTCAGTATCCAACCAACGCGCACTCATTCCCATGATCATCGACTGCCACAACCACGTCGGCTCCGACCTGCTCTTTTATCTGCACGGCGACTTTCCCTATGCCCAGCATCTTGTGACGATGCATGATGAAGGCCGCGCATTAGGGGTAGACCGCTGGATCGTCTTCCCCTTTGTCAGCCATCTCGCGCTGGATGTCACCGCCTTCATGGACAACGAGATCAAGGACGAAAAGGGCCGCCTGCAGGACATCCCCTACGCCTTTGAAAACCGACGGCTCATGAAGGAGTGCTACGAGCTCTTTCCCGAGGAGGGAAAACGCATGCTGCCCTTTGTGATGGGCGACCCCATGCGCAACACGGCGGCGCAGGAGAAGGAACTGCGAAAGCTGCGTGGCGAGTACCGCTTCCACGGCATCAAGATGCAGACCACCATCCTGCAGGCGGACATCAAGCACCTGCGTGATCGGGGCAAAGTCTTTGTGGAGCTGGCCGCCGAATGGGATGTGCCCTTCCTCATCCATTCCAGCGTGGCGGAGAGCGATCTCTGGGCCCAGGCGCATGACATTCTAGACATCGCCGAGGAGAACCCTGGCGTTCGCTTTTGCCTGGCGCACTCCTGCCGTTTTGACAAGGAGTGTCTGGACCGCGTGCAGGCACTGCCCAACACGTGGTTCGACAACTCCGCCCACTGCATCCACTGCGTGGGCGCGGTACAGGATCTGCCCTACGTGGCTCCCAAAGCACGGCGCTTTGACTCCGACTACTCCGACCCTGCACGGGTCATCATGGACCTCGCCGCCGCCTACCCGAAAAAGTTCATGTGGGGCAGCGACTCGCCGTTTTACAGCTACGCCGCTGAGATCAATGGCCAGGTGGTGCGACTGATCAGCACCTACAAGGATGAAGTGGACGCCCTGACCGCTGGCGGCACTGAAATGGTCGAGCGTATCGCCCACACAAACATCCGCGACTATCTTGGGGGCACGATTTTGTCCTGACAAGATCCGTGTATTGACCTGCCTGCTGCCGCCGTTATAAGAAACTTAGGCATAATGAAAGCATTCTCTCTTGAAGGTCGGGCGGCACTAGTCACAGGATCATCCCAGGGCATCGGGCTGGCGCTGGCCAGCGGTCTGCATGAGGCGGGCGCGCGGGTGGTTTGCCACGGGCTGAATGAGCGCCCCGCAGACTTTCCCGCCTGGGCCTCCTATGTTTCCAGCGATCTCTCGGCGGAGGACGCCCCGGCAAGGCTGGTCCAGAGCGCCTTTGAGGCGGAGCCAGGACTGGACACTCTGCTGTGCAATGCGGGCAGCTTCTTTGATGTGGGCTTTCTGGAGATGACCCGCGAGCGCTGGAACAAAACCGTGCAGCTCAACATGGCCTCCGTGTTTTTCACCGCGCAGGCCTTTGCCCGCCGTCTGGTGGCGGAAAATCGCGGTGGCTGCATCGTCATCACCTCCTCCACCAATGGATTCCAGGCCGAGGCAGATTCCTGTGCATATGATGCCAGTAAGGGCGCACTGGTGATGCTCACGAAGTCTCTCGCTGTGTCTCTGGCAGATCATGGCATCCGCGTGAATGGCGTGGCACCGGGGCTGATCAAGACCCCTCTCACCGCAGGTCTGGTGCATGCCAGTGACACCGCCATGGTGGAGCACTACGAAAAGAAAATCCTGCTCAAGCGCCTGGGCACTCCTGATGATGTGGCCGGGGCGGCGGTCTTTCTCTGCTCGGATGCCGCGTGCTACATCACGGGGGAGACGATCATCATTGATGGCGGACTGACGACGTGTCAGATCGGCCGGAAGTGAGCAGCCCCACCCCCATGGTGATCAGCGTGCCCAGCAGGCTGAACCAGATGAAGGACACCAGCAGCGGCGGCTTCACAGCAGTGAGCACTCCATTTTGATACAGATAGAGCGAAAGCAGGGAGATGAAGCCCGCCAGGCAGCCCAGCAGCGCACCGCGTGTGGTGGCCCGCTGCGTGAACATGCCCAGAAAGAACAGCCCCAGCAGCGGCCCACCGATGAGACCGATGACCGTGTTTACCGACTCGACCAGATTTCCCGGCATGAGAGACACCGCAAAGGCCAGCCCGATGACGATGAAGCCGTAGATTACCGTGATCATTCGCGCGCGCCCCACCTGCTGCGCCTGCGTGCCTTCGGCCTGTGTGGAGAGTCGTTGCTTGAAGTCCACAAACGTGGCCGATGCCAGGGAATTGAGCCCTGCTGAGATGGTGGACATGCTGGCCGCGTAGATGGCCGCGATGAGCAGTCCCGGCAGTCCTGCCGGAAGCTGCGTCACCACAAAGTAGGGCAGGATCTGGTCTTCTTTGGCGATGAGCCCTGCGGTCATGGGGTCGCCATGAGTCTTGTAAAAGGCATACAGCACCAGCCCGGTGCCATAGAAGAGGATGAGCACGGGCAGGATGAGCCAGAGTTTGATCCATAGGGAGCGTTGCGCCTCCCTCAAGCTGCCCGCGGTGAGGTAGCGCTGCACAGACACCTGGTCTGTGGCCATCTGCACCAGATGCAGAAAGGCCCCCGCCAGCAGCACAGCCCAGAGATTCACGCGCTCGGAGATGCTGAAGGAGAGGCTGAGGTCCAGCCGGTGGTCCGCCACGGCGGTGTCCCATACACCGCCCAGCCCGCCGGGGATCTTGCCCACGGCCACCAGCACGATCACGAGCTGCCCGCCAAAGAGCACGATGAGCTGCATCACATCCGTCCAGATGACGGCACGCATGCCGCCCAGCGCCGTGTAAAGCGTGGTCAGCACGCCAGAAGCCAGGATGGTGAGCCACAGCGGCATGCCGGTCACTTTTTCCAGCGCCAGCGCAGGTGCATATGTGGCCGCAGCCAGCCACAGCGCCACACGGAAGATGAAGAGACCGGATGCCAGCAGCCGCACGGAGAGGGAGAAGCGCTCCTCCAAAAACTGATAGGCCGTGAAGAAGCGCGACTGGTAAAACTTTGGCAGCATGTACATCGCCGTGAACGGTGTGGCGATGAAAAAAGCCAGAATCACGTAGGCAAAGCCGAAGCCGTTTTTGTACACATCCGCCGGACCCGCGAGATAGCTGATGCCGGAGAAAAGCGCCGCCAGGATGGACATGGCCACCAGGATGCTGTTCATGCCACGTCCCGCCAGGAAGTAGTCGCCGAGGGATTTTGACCCGCGTGCCGAGAACAGGCCCACGCCCACAGATGCCGCGAGGTAGCCGCCGAAGATGGTGTAGTCGAGCCAGGAAAAGTGAGTCATGCGCGGGCTGAATTGATACCGCAGGAAAACGGCCGCAGGCCAGGCTGTTTTCTGGTCAGTTTTTTGAACCAGACGAATATGGGCGCAAAATGAGGACATGGGTGGTATTCATGAATACCAGCCGCCATGTCAGAAGCCGCGCCCGCTCCCACGTCTCTGCCTTACACCGACACCAAGCCGGCCGGGCATGCGGACTTTTATTTCGCCACCAATGCCACCTTTCGCTTCATCCTGCGACATCGTGGAGAGCAGGCGCTTCGCAGCTACTGGCGCGACATCGGCGGCAGTTACTACCGTCCGGTTTCACAGCAGTGGGCGGAGCAGGGGCTGCCTGGTGTGGCGGACTACTGGCGTGCTTTTTTCAAAGCTGAGCCCGGAGCGGATGTGGAGATCAGGGAATCAGACGCCGAAGTCCGTCTGGAAGTGAGGCGTTGTCCGGCCATCCACCATCTGCGAGAGCATGCCCGCGAGATCGTGCCGCAGTTCTGCCAGCACTGCTATTTTGTGAATGAAGCCATTGCTGCGCCTGCAGGTATGACAGTGCGCGTGTGTGGCGGCAGTGGCACCTGCACGCAGCGCTTCATGAAACGTACGGCGGAAACCGAAGCCCAAAGCCTGGAGGACATTGCCACGGCATCATGATCGGCTGCTACGACTTCTGCGGGCACTACGAGTGGACCTTTGAATGGCTGCGCCAGCAGGGCGGACATGAGCTGGTACGCGCCTACTGGGACGAGGCCATCCATCAGGATTCGCAGTCGCATGCGGTGGAGCTCATCGTAGGGAAGGGGATCGAAGGCATGAAGGAGTACTGGGGGCCCACGCTGGCGGACGAAGGTGCGGTGTATGAGCGCACGGTCACGGAGGATGTCTTCCGCATCGACATGCACGAGTGCCCTTCCAAAGGATTCCTCATTCGCAACGGCCTGCATCAATATACCGACTACTGCGACCATTGCATGGGCTGGATCGGCCCGCTGATGGAGAAGGCCGGGTTTGTCATCGACCACGAGCACAACCACTGCGGCCAGTGCTGGTGGGAGATGCGCCGCAAAAACGACGCTTCTCCGTCAAGCGCACCCGGCGTTCTGAGCGGCAGAAGCGATGTGCGACTGCGTCCCGGCTGGAAATCACCTCAAACCGACCACTATGAGCGCGCTACGGATCCTGATGACAAAACGACTGTCTAACCTGGCGCTCCTTGCGGTGTTCTCTTGTTCATTGCACGCCGCTGACTGGGAGCCCCTGCCGTCATTGCCTGAACCCAACGGTGGCTTTGTCTGTGGAGTGCATCAGGGAAAAATCATCATCGCAGGCGGCACAAATTGGCAGGGTGGGAAGAAAAACTGGCTCAAGGCGGTGCATGCCTATGACCCCAAGGAACGAAAGTGGTCGCAGCTGCCAGAAATGAGCCACGCAATTGCGTACGGAACCGCATTGCAAACCGCCGACTCATTGGCCTGGCTGGGCGGCAGCGATGGTGCCCTGTCGCTGAAATGGTTGGAGGTGCCGGAAGGCACCAAGTCTCGTGTGCAGATTCCCACACTGCCAGATGCTGTTGTTCTGGCTGCAGGCGGCGTAATAGGAGGGCTCTATCTCATGGCTGGCGGCACACCAGATGCCGCTAACATTGCAGGTGTCAGCAGCAAGGTCCACGCTGTGGCTTCTGCGGATGGGCGTTGGCAGGTCACGCCCAAAGCCGACTACCCAGGCAAACCTTTCGCCGTCGCCGCCTCGGCGGTGGCAGGTGCTGAGCTTTTTATCTTTGGCGGCATGAACTACGACGCGGCATCCAGCGCGCCAGTCAATTCACGGGAGGCCTATGCGTTTTCGCCTGCTGCGAACACGTGGCGAAAACTGCAGCCTCTGCCCCTGGCCACTCGCGGCATGACTGCCGTCGCGCTTGATGATCAGCATCTATACCTCGCCGGTGGCTATACAGATGACTTTACGGCAGATGCCCTGATCTATGATGTGAAGTCTGACACGTATGCCAGAACCAAAGCGCTGCCCTATGCTTCGATGGTTGCACTGGTGAAGCTCGGCGACTACGTCTATTGCCTCGGCGGAGAGGACAAAAAGCAGTCTCGCACCGACAAATGCCACCGCATTCCGGTGGAGGCGTTGCGGCAGCCTTAAGGTGGACCTTTTTTGCGGTGCCAGGTCAGGGTGTCCACATGACCCGATAAAAAGCCCGCTGGCCATTGATGCGCGCTGGCAGTGTGTCCGTGTAGGTCGCGTTGGTGTTGGTATTGGTGAAGGTCAGCGGGGTGGTGGTGATGGTCTGCCAGGTGACAAGGTCGGTGCTGTATTGAATCTGATAGGGTTTGTTGGGCACGGCATTCCAGCGCAGCACCACCTGCCCGGCTCCGGCGGCCACCATCTCAATGGGCGGAAAGACGGTGGGGCGGAGTGTGAAGCTGTTGCTCACGTCCAGATTGTGACGCGAGGCATTTTCATCCTGCGGGCGGTAGGCGCGCACGTAGTCGGCCACCACCTGGGCGGGCGTGACACGTACGCGGATGTGGCCCGAGTCCGCGAGCAGGAGGCTGCTCAGGCCCTGGGTGTATTTGCCGTCGGCGGCGCTGCCGAGTGTGGTGTAGTTGGCGGTGCCGGGCTGCGGGCATTCGAGATAGACGATGCCGTCGAGTGTTTGATAGCCGTAGAGATGGTCGTGCCCGTGGAAGACGACGCTGACTTTGTTTTGCTTCAGCAGATTGTGAATTGGCATGTCCCAGCCGGGACGGTGGGAGGCGAATCCATTGGTGGTGCCGTCGGCATTGAGACCGCCCCATTCATAAAAGCCAGCTACCTCCACGCCACCGCGTGCAGCCACGTTTGGGGTGACTCCATCCGCCAGCGTGGTGGTGCCGCCCACGATGTGGTGCATAAAGACAAACTTGTAACGAGCGCTGCTGTTTTTCAGCGTGTCGCGCAGCCAGTTGTATTGCGTCTGGCCGAGCGTCCAGTTCCAGGCGTCATTGCCCTGGTTGGGATTGGTGGTGGTGTTCCAGAATGGATCGAGCACGATGAAGAGGGCGTCTCCCCATTCCCAGGCATAGTAGTCCTCCAGCAGGCCTAGGCTGCCGCCGGTGTAGGTCAGCGGGGTGGGGTTGCCAGAGTAGAAGGCGCTGGGCACCGGTGTCGGGTAGTAGGCTTTGCGCGCCAGAAGATCCCAGGCAGGGATGTTGTTGAGCTTGTCGGTGGCGGAGTTGAAAAGGTAGCCGTATTCCGCCTCGTGGTTGCCGAGGGTGAAGAAAAACGGCACGCTGTGGCAGACGAGTTCAAACTGGTTGCGCAGCAGGATGGCGCGGTTGTTGAGCAGGGTCTGATTGAGCTGGCCGGTGGAGAGCTCGCCGCCCCAGATGGCAGGAATGCCGTTGGCGAGAGGCTGCTCCATTTTGTCCGTCATGAAGATGTCGCCAAGGTCGATGTGGAAGTCCGGTGCGTCGGTGGCGATGTTTGACATGGCACGATCCAGTAGGCTCAGATCCGTGTTCACGTCCAGGTGCGGGTCTGCCGAAATGGTGAAGGTGAACGAGGTGCCGCGTGCGCGTGCGGTGTGGAAGCTGCGCTCTCCACGCGCATTGTAGAAGCTGGCTCCGGTGCCGCGATACCGGAAGCGGTAGTAGTACTCGGTGTCAGGCTGCAGGCCGCTGAGGGTG from Prosthecobacter vanneervenii includes these protein-coding regions:
- a CDS encoding amidohydrolase family protein; translation: MIIDCHNHVGSDLLFYLHGDFPYAQHLVTMHDEGRALGVDRWIVFPFVSHLALDVTAFMDNEIKDEKGRLQDIPYAFENRRLMKECYELFPEEGKRMLPFVMGDPMRNTAAQEKELRKLRGEYRFHGIKMQTTILQADIKHLRDRGKVFVELAAEWDVPFLIHSSVAESDLWAQAHDILDIAEENPGVRFCLAHSCRFDKECLDRVQALPNTWFDNSAHCIHCVGAVQDLPYVAPKARRFDSDYSDPARVIMDLAAAYPKKFMWGSDSPFYSYAAEINGQVVRLISTYKDEVDALTAGGTEMVERIAHTNIRDYLGGTILS
- a CDS encoding SDR family NAD(P)-dependent oxidoreductase encodes the protein MKAFSLEGRAALVTGSSQGIGLALASGLHEAGARVVCHGLNERPADFPAWASYVSSDLSAEDAPARLVQSAFEAEPGLDTLLCNAGSFFDVGFLEMTRERWNKTVQLNMASVFFTAQAFARRLVAENRGGCIVITSSTNGFQAEADSCAYDASKGALVMLTKSLAVSLADHGIRVNGVAPGLIKTPLTAGLVHASDTAMVEHYEKKILLKRLGTPDDVAGAAVFLCSDAACYITGETIIIDGGLTTCQIGRK
- a CDS encoding sodium:solute symporter family transporter — protein: MTHFSWLDYTIFGGYLAASVGVGLFSARGSKSLGDYFLAGRGMNSILVAMSILAALFSGISYLAGPADVYKNGFGFAYVILAFFIATPFTAMYMLPKFYQSRFFTAYQFLEERFSLSVRLLASGLFIFRVALWLAAATYAPALALEKVTGMPLWLTILASGVLTTLYTALGGMRAVIWTDVMQLIVLFGGQLVIVLVAVGKIPGGLGGVWDTAVADHRLDLSLSFSISERVNLWAVLLAGAFLHLVQMATDQVSVQRYLTAGSLREAQRSLWIKLWLILPVLILFYGTGLVLYAFYKTHGDPMTAGLIAKEDQILPYFVVTQLPAGLPGLLIAAIYAASMSTISAGLNSLASATFVDFKQRLSTQAEGTQAQQVGRARMITVIYGFIVIGLAFAVSLMPGNLVESVNTVIGLIGGPLLGLFFLGMFTQRATTRGALLGCLAGFISLLSLYLYQNGVLTAVKPPLLVSFIWFSLLGTLITMGVGLLTSGRSDTSSVRHQ
- a CDS encoding Kelch repeat-containing protein; the protein is MPEPNGGFVCGVHQGKIIIAGGTNWQGGKKNWLKAVHAYDPKERKWSQLPEMSHAIAYGTALQTADSLAWLGGSDGALSLKWLEVPEGTKSRVQIPTLPDAVVLAAGGVIGGLYLMAGGTPDAANIAGVSSKVHAVASADGRWQVTPKADYPGKPFAVAASAVAGAELFIFGGMNYDAASSAPVNSREAYAFSPAANTWRKLQPLPLATRGMTAVALDDQHLYLAGGYTDDFTADALIYDVKSDTYARTKALPYASMVALVKLGDYVYCLGGEDKKQSRTDKCHRIPVEALRQP